In Bombina bombina isolate aBomBom1 chromosome 6, aBomBom1.pri, whole genome shotgun sequence, a single genomic region encodes these proteins:
- the LOC128664839 gene encoding protein chibby homolog 1-like — protein sequence MDTFGPFIIQTCFSTDRFNPKKSYPRKFIPMSSLYLLNDWSKYGLGLDYGPPEINLDNKIYAFYNGSWVIEGDSQCAPKASIAHNRLLARNKTLIKEKNCLKLQMEILIDMLAETTIKLAAAEEKLRKMSIHKKEAHMDQSQQQSH from the coding sequence ATGGATACCTTTGGCCCGTTTATAATCCAGACCTGTTTTTCAACTGACAGATTTAATCCTAAAAAGAGCTATCCCCGGAAATTCATTCCTATGTCATCCCTGTACCTGCTTAATGACTGGTCTAAATATGGGCTGGGATTGGATTACGGACCCCCGGAAATCAATTTAGACAACAAAATTTATGCATTCTACAATGGCAGTTGGGTCATTGAAGGTGACTCACAATGTGCTCCCAAAGCAAGTATAGCACATAATAGGCTGCTAGCCAGAAACAAAACTTTGATTAAAGAGAAAAATTGTTTGAAACTTCAGATGGAAATTCTCATAGACATGTTAGCTGAGACAACTATCAAACTTGCAGCTGCTGAAGAGAAACTAAGGAAAATGTCAATTCACAAGAAAGAAGCTCATATGGATCAGTCTCAGCAGCAATCCCATTAA